The Bacteroidota bacterium DNA window CAGTTCGTCAAAGTCCACATAGCGGCCCAGATAGGCACGTGGCTCGCCCTGGTCGGGGTAGTCCAGGGTGGCAAAGCGGCCACCTTTGGCTGCAAGATCTACTACCGTGCTGGTGTAGTCTTCCGTAGCGGAAAAGGGCAGCTCGCCCTCGGCTCCGCCGTAGTGGATTTGTCGCAGGTCGGCCACCAGGTATTCGTCGCCTGCTAGCTGCCTTTTTTGTCCTATCTTCAGGTCATCCACTGCGGGGAAGCGCGTGTAGTGGGGTTCGGGGAAGCTCATCATCCAGAAGCCCTGGGCCTCGGCCAGCCAGCCATGCTGCTGGTCGGTAAACCAGGCGTACCACTCATTCCACACCCCCCGCTCGTAGCGGATCTTCAGGCGGCCAATCAGCTCGAAAGCGCGGCCCTCGTAGGTGCCCTGGGTGCCCAGCTGTACGGGGCTGTTGTCGTCGGGCATGTCCGCCTTCTGCCCCAGGTTTTGGGTATAGTCATCCACCCGCACCAGCATGCTGCGGCAGGATTCGCACACGGCGTATACCGAAAATCGGTCGTGAAAGCGCACTTCGTTCCCGCAGTTGGCACAGCTGGTGGTCATACAGCCGCCAAGATACAAAACCTCTACCGTATCTGTGTGTGGGGGGATACGTACTCCTGTTGGCTGGCTACCCGGCCTGTTGGGAGCAAAACAGTAGCTTTGCGGTGCGCCGAGAAACGGCTCACCCCCCCTCTCTCTGCATGATGAATCCGGAGCTGGAAATACTCTTGAACCCCGAAAAACTGCTGGCTGTGTACGCCGGCGGCATGTTCCCCATGGCACCCAGCCAAGACAGCCCGGAGGTGTACTGGTTTGCACCCGAGGAACGGGGTATTCTGCCCCTGGAGGCCTTCCATGTGAGCCGGAATGTGTGCAGGTGGATCCGAAATCATCCCCACCGCATCGGGGTAGACGAGCAGTTCGAGGCCGTGATGCGGGCCTGTGCCGACCGGCCCGACACCTGGATATCAGGCCTGATCGTGGAGGCCTATCTGCGCCTGCACCAGGTGGGGCATGCGCACTCGGTAGAGGTATATGTGGGTAGCGAGCTGGTGGGTGGCCTGTATGGCGTAAGCCTGGGTGCTGCCTTTTTTGGCGAAAGCATGTTCAAGCGCGCACCCGAGATGGACAAGGTGGCCCTGCACTACTGCCACCGCCTGCTGCTGCAGGGGGGCTACCGGCTGTGGGATACCCAGTACTATACCGAGCACCTGGGCACCCTGGGTGCGCAGGAGATACCGCAGGATGCCTACCTGCAGCTGCTGGATGCTGCCCTGCGCCAGCAGGCCAGGTTCCCCCGGCGGCTGGCCGTCGGCCTGCGGTGAAAGGCCAATGCGCTTTCTGTTATCTTTGCCCCATGAAGTTTGGCGTTGTTACTTTTCCCGGAACCAATAGCGATCAGGACCTGATCCACGCCCTGGGCCAGCTGCTGGGCCAGCAGGTGGTGCCCCTGTGGCACCGCGATGCCGATGTGCAGGGCTGCGACTGGGTGCTGCTCAGTGGCGGCTTCAGCTACGGAGACTACCTGCGCTCGGGGGCCATAGCCCGTTTCTCGCCCATTATGCAGGCCGTGTACCGCCATGCAGAGCGGGGGGGCTATGTGCTGGGCATTTGCAATGGTTTTCAGATCCTGACCGAGGCGGGCCTGCTACCCGGTGCCCTGCTGCACAACCGCAGCACCACCTTTGTGTGCGACAGCGTGTACCTGAAGCCGGCCACCCTGAACAGCCCGCTTACCCGGGGCCTGCAGGCCAGCCAGGTGTACAAAATCGTGATAGCCCACGGCGAGGGCAACTACTATGCCCCGGCTGATACCCTGCGGCAGCTGCAGGATCAGGATCAAATCCTCTTCCAGTACACAGACGCGCAGGGCCAGCCCACCGATGCTGCCAACCCCAACGGCAGCCTGCTGAACATAGCGGGGGTGATGAATGCTGGCCGCAACGTATTCGGCATGATGCCGCACCCCGAGCGCTGTGCAGACCCCCTGCTGGGCAATGCCGATGGCCTGGCCATCCTGCAGAGCCTAGTGCAGGCGGTACCAGCCTAGCTAGCCGGGGGGCAGCTAGCGTCATTTGCCACCGGGCTGCACCAGGCAGCTGGCCGTAACAGGCTTTTTCTATTTTTGCAGCCTAATACTCCGGTACATGACTGCAATCAAGTTTGGCACAGACGGCTGGCGCGCCATCATAGCCGATACCTACACCCTCGATAACCTGAGCCGCGTAACGCAGGCCACCATCCGCTGTGTGCAGGCGCATTTTGACAAGCCCACTGTTGTAATAGGCTACGACTGCCGCTTTGGGGGGCAGATGTTTGCCGAGGCAGTGGCCATACAGTGTGCAGAGCAGGGTGTAAAGGCCTTTTTGAGCCCGGGCTATGCCAGCACCCCGATGGTAAGCCTGGCCACCCTGCAGCGGCAGTGCAGCATGGGCATTGTCATCACCGCTAGCCACAACCCCCCGGAGTACAACGGTTTTAAGCTCAAAGGCCACTTTGGCGGCCCTGCGTTTCCCTCCATTATTTCCGAGGTAGAATCGCTAATACCCGACGAGGCCTGCCGCCCCACCACCAGCCTGCAGGCGCAGCTGGACGCGGGCTGGGTGGAGTACTATGACATGGAGGCCCTGTACATCAACCACCTGAAACAGAGCTTCGACCTGAAAAAGATCCGACAGAGCGGCCTGAAAATTGGCTATGATGCCATGTACGGTGCGGGCCAGCGGGTTATGCACCGGCTGTTCCCCGAGGCCCACTTCCTGCACACGGGCTGGAACCCGGGCTTTGAGGGCCAGGCACCCGAGCCGATAGAAAAGAATCTGCAACCCTTTCAGCAGCTTATTCGCGCGCAGGGCCTGGACTATGGCCTGGCTACAGATGGCGATGCCGACCGTATAGGCCTGTTTGATGAGGAAGGCAACTTTGTAGATAGCCACCACCTGCTGCTGCTGGCACAGCAGTACCTGTTTCACGACAAAAACCTGCGCGGAAAAATCGTCTATACCTTTAGCTGTACGGGCAAGATTGAGCAGATGGCCCGCCAGAACGGCCTACCTACCGAGCAGACGAAGATCGGCTTCAAATACATAGGCGAGATCATGGCGAATGAGCCTGTGCTGGTGGGGGGCGAGGAAAGCGGCGGCCTGGCCGTGGCAGGCCATATCCCCGAGCGAGACGGCATCTACATCGGCCTACTGATCCTGGAGATGATGGCCGCACGCGGGAAAAAGCTGACCGAACTGGTGCAGGACCTATACGCAGAGGTGGGCGCCTTCAGTGTACAGCGGGTGGACCTGCACGTGGAGGAAGAGAAGAAGCACCGCATCATGCTCTACTGCAAGGGCGGCAAGTACACACGCTTTGGCACCTATGCCGTGGAGCGTACGGAGGACCTGGACGGCTACAAGTTTCACCTGGGTGCCGGGCGCTGGGTGCTGGTGCGCCCAAGTGGCACCGAGCCCCTGCTGCGCGTGTATGCCGAGGGGGCAAATAGGGCAGAGGCAGAGGCCATCTTGGCAGCCACTACCGCCGAGTTAAGCCGCTAGTTAGCAGCCTGTAGCGCCAGGCTAGCCATGCACTGAAACACGAAGAGACTGGAGCAAATGAGCTGCATGGGGCTATAGCTAGTTGCGCGGCCCCACGCGTATGCCGCCTGTATGGGCTTGTATTATACCTCTGGGGTGGGCCTCAGGCCTATTTGGTCGCGGTCTACCAGACCAATGCCTGCGGTGCCCTACCTGCGCAGGAAAATGCTGGTGCCGGCTGTACGCATATCCTCTGCCGTGGGGCGAAGGTCGAAGCTGGCCAGCAGTGCTTTCATGATGCTGTATTTATGCTTCCGGTCTTTCCACACACTGGGCTGGTACAGGTTTTCCATCTTGGGGTGTATTTGCCGCTCGATGGATGCAATGGCTATCTGCTGTAGCTTGTAGGTTAGCTCTCCGTCCAGTACAATCTTGGTATACACAATGCCAATAATGGCATGATCCATGTCCAGCAGAATGTCTATAGTGCGATACTGGCTGCTGTCCATGCTGGACATCACCTTCATGGGGTCTCGCTCATACAGGTTGATGACCGGGAATCCCCAGTCTTTGTACAGTAGTCGATCAATAAAAAGGAACGTATCTGAGCCCCCCTGTTTAGTCCGCCAGGCCAGGTATTGCTGCATACCGTCCTCGCCCCCCTCGGATCCAAACGGACCATTGGGATCATCCAGATCCCAAAAAAATGCCGACTCCATCAGCTCCTTGGCCAGCGGGTGGGCGGTTTCTTTTGTTACACCTGCGTTGTTCATAGTCTGTATGTTGTTCATCGTCTGTATGCGTTGCTACTCGTATTGTTTGCAGTACGACTTGTTTGCAGTACGACCCTTTTTGGGATCGGTGTTTACAGGGGGGTACGCAACATAGGACTATAAAGTTTCTCGTTCTTTAATTATTCATAATAAATATTCTGTTGCTACGCATTTTACGCAAAAGTACCTAGCTCTTTTTTGGTAGATAGCTGGCTAAAAAGGCAGATCGTCTTCCTCCGGCTCACTTACCGGGCTACTGGTATGCGGGCTAGCCGTAGCCGGGCTGGCTGGCTGGCTGGCACTGCTGGTACTGGCTGTGTAGCCACCCCCTTCTGCATCGCCCCGGCTACCGAGCAGCTGTAGCTCGCGCACATTCAGCTCCAGGCTCACCCCCTGCTGGCCATCCTGCCGCACGTAGCCCCGCACGTCTGGCGTACCCTCTACATACACCTGGGTGCCCTTGCGCAGGTACTGTGCTACGCCGATACGGTCGGCCGGACGAAAGTAGCTACAGTTTATCCAGGTAGTGCGCTCCTGCTGCTGGCCATTGCGGTCTGTATATCGCTCGCTATGCGCCACAGAGAAAGAGATCACCCGTCTGTCGGGGCTTATCTCACGCACCTCGGCATCTCGGCCCAGGTTTCCGATTACTTGCAGTTTCAGTATACTCATGTTGCTAATATAGCGGGATGTTTGCCCGCTTCGGCCCCTGCCCCGCCCCAAATTTTGAGGGGATTCCGGGCCCCTTACAAAAGCTGAAAGCGTTTCGTACCTTTGCACGCTGTTTTTTTAATTTCCCCTATTGCACATTTACGGTATGAGCCAAGCCCCCGAAAAAATTATCTATTCCATGAGCCGGGTATCCAAAGTGGTACCCCCCAGCAAGACGATCATCAAGGACATCAGCCTCTCTTACTTCTATGGTGCCAAGATAGGCGTACTCGGCCTGAACGGGGCTGGTAAGAGTACCCTGCTGCGCATCATGGCCGGGGTGGACAAGGACTTCAATGGCGAAGCCGTACTCACCCCAGGCTATACCGTGGGCTACCTGGAGCAGGAGCCCCAGCTGGACCCCGACAAGACGGTGCGCCAGGTGGTGGAAGAGGGTGCCAAGCAGACCGTAGACCTGCTGAAGCAGTATGAGGCCATCAGCATGAAGTTTGCCGAGCCGCTGGAGGACGATGAGATGAACCAGCTGATAGAGGAGCAGGCCAAGCTGCAAGACCAGATAGACAGCCTGGACGCCTGGAACCTGGATAGCAAGCTGGACCGCGCCATGGAGGCCCTGCGCTGCCCACCCGCAGATACCAAGGTGGGGATACTGAGTGGGGGCGAAAAGCGCCGTGTGGCACTTACCCGCCTGCTGATCCAGCAGCCAGACATCCTGCTGCTGGATGAACCCACCAACCACCTGGATGCCGAGAGCATAGCCTGGCTGGAGCGACACCTGCAGGAGTACAAGGGCACGGTGATAGCCGTAACCCACGACCGCTATTTTCTGGACAACGTAGCTGGCTGGATACTGGAGCTGGACCGAGGCCAGGGCATCCCCTTCAAGGGCAACTACTCCAGCTGGCTGGAGCAGAAGAAAAACCGACTGGAGAAGGAAGAAAAGCAGGAGGGCAAGCGCCAAAAAACCCTGCAGCGCGAGTTGGAATGGATACGCATGTCGCCCAAGGCCCGGCATGCCAAGAGCAAGGCACGTATATCGGCCTATGAGAAGCTGGCCAGCGAGGAGCAGTTTGAGCGCGAAAAAGGTCTGGAGCTCTTCATCCCCAGTGGCCCCCGCCTGGGCGATGTGGTTATCCAGGCCGAGGGACTGCGGAAGGCCTATGGAGACAAGCTGCTGTTCGAAAACCTGGACTTCAACATCCCAAAAGGAGCCATAGTGGGCATTGTGGGCCCGAATGGTGCTGGCAAAACCTCACTCTTCCGCATCATTACCGGCCAGGAAAAGCCCGATGCCGGAACCATCCGCATAGGCGAAACCGTGCAGCTGGGCTACCTGGACCAGGAGCACAAGAACCTGAATCCCGACGACGACGTATTTGCCGCCATTACCGGCGGGCACGAGGTGATCGAGCTGGGCGGCCGCGAGGTGAATGCCCGGGCCTATGTTAGCCGCTTCAACTTTAGCGGTAGCGACCAGACCAAAAAGGTGGACAAGCTAAGTGGGGGCGAACGGAATCGCGTCCACCTGGCCCGTGTGCTGAAGAGTGGCTCGAATGTGCTGCTGCTGGACGAACCGACCAACGACCTGGACGTAAACACCATGCGCTCCCTGGAGGAAGGGTTGGAAAACTTTGGCGGCTGTGCCATCATCGTTAGCCACGACCGCTGGTTTCTAGACCGCCTCTGCACCCACATCCTCGCCTTTGAGGGCGACAGCCGCGTACGCTTCTTCGACGGAAACTACAGCGAGTACGAAGCCTGGTACCACGAAAACGTGGGCAATGGCGAGCCTACCCGCATCAAGTACCGCAGCATGGCCTAGCTGCCAGGGGCCGCCTAATGGCCAGGCAGGCAATGAAAAATAAAAAGCGCGGTACCCATGCAGGGGGCCGCGCTTTTTTGATGTAGGGTAGGGCATAGGTATGTCCGGCTAGCGCATGCGCGGCTAGCCCTTCAGGGCCTGTAGCACCCGCATGCGCAGGGCAGCTTTCGCTTTTTCGGGCTGTTCGGCAGGCTCGACGGGGGTAGGCTCTGCCTCTGGCAGGCTACGGCGGTCTGTGTCTTGCCGCATCCAGGCCCACAGGGCTTCGCTTTTGGGCAGGCTCAGTGCCCGCTCCTGGCCGGGATACTGGATCAGTATCTTCTGTGCCTGCTGCTGCACCCACAGGTAGCCCGTGCCCAGGGTGTAGCCCTCCACACAGCAGTAGGGCTTGTGCAGCGCAGGTGCAGCCGGCTGCGGGGGGCTAGGGTAGGCCGCCCGGCTACCCTGGCTGCGCAGCTGCCGGTACAGCTGCTGGTAGCTCTCTGCATCGCCTAGGGCCTGCGCCTCTTGCAGCAGTACCTGCAGGGCATCTACCTGCTGGTGCTGCGCCCGCACCTGCTGGCAGGCCGCTTCATAGGCGCTCAGTGCAGCCTGATACCCGGCCTCTGCAGCCTGCAGGGCTGCCAGGTGCAGGCAGCGGTGGGCATCCTGCAGCCAGGCCAGCGCACTGCCCGATGCCTTTAGGGGCACGCCCGCTGCAACGTGCAGCGTATGCCCCTCGGCATACAGCACTTCAGTGGCTTTTATCCAGTGGTTTTTCTTGATTTCCAGGAGCTCGGTCATGTTTGTTTGGGGTTTTGTAAAGGCGTAAAGAAACAGCGCCCGATTCATAGCTGCAAAAGCAGCAGACCATTCGGTACTTTTCTGTCATTCAATTGCCCGTTTTCTCGCATTATTAACAAATAGTTAATCAGGGCTTTTGAAAAGCGTAAAGAGCCGGGCTTTCAGGAGTACCCAATAAGATCATAAATAATTAATAATCAATTGTTTATGATTTATTATTGATATTAAACTATAATTACAAAAAAACGAGTTAAATTTGCGGCACCAAATCATCTGATTTTACACATTTATCAATATTTCGTCATGATTGAGTATAAAAACACAGCAGCCGACTACGCCAAGATGTCCATCGTCCACTTTTTCGTGGGGCTTATCAAGGCGGATGCTGGCCTTAGCAAGGCAGAGATAGAAAAGATAAAAATTATCATCTACAAAATGGACCGCGGCCTGCCCGTAAAGTACCCGGACATTAAGCCTGCCCTGGAGCAGATGGCCAGCGACGAAGACTACAAGCTGTGGAAGCCCGAGCTACACCTGGAGAAGGCCTTCTACTTCCTGGATCGTTTTCATGCCATGCCCGCCTACCGGAAGGAACACCTGGCCGCCCTGTGGAGCATCATGGAAGTGGTGATGGAAGTGGGAGAAATAACCCAGGGTGAGAAGGTGTACATGGACCGCGTAATGCAGACCTTCAGGGAGAGCTATGGGGTAGAGATCGTGGCTTCTGTGGCCTAGGTGTGCTGAAGCCCGGAAATACCGCGCAGCTAGTACGCGATGCTGCGGGGTACAGTCCGCTCAAAACAGCTAAAAATTAGATCAATCAAACTAAAGGAGGGGATGCCCTCCTTTTTTGGTTCCGACTAACGAAACTTTTTGTCCGGCAAAAGCCGTATTTTTGCGGGGCGGTACCCACGGAAAAAAAATCAGGAACCAGGCTTCAACTCATGCGACAACTCATATCTATCATCTTGCTGTTCTTCGTTTTTACCCACTGGGCTGCTGCCCAGGGCATAGAGGGGAGAAAGAAACTGGAGCGCAAGTCTTCCACCACCTATCCTTCGCCCACATACAGCCCGCCAAAGACGACACCCACCACACAGCCCGATGCTACGGGCCAGCCCGGAAAAACAGGCGATGGAACAGAGAAAGCCAACCCAGGCCAGCCTAGAAATAATACGAACCCGCAGGCACCCGGCTACAAGCCCGACCCCAGGCTGCTAATGGGTATGGTGCTGGACAGTGAGACCGGAAAACCTGTAGCCGATGCACTGATAAAGGTGCGCAAGACCGATTATGCCGTGTTTACCAACACCTATGGCGTGTACAACATCCAGCTTGCCGATAGAGACCTGCCCGTGGAGGTGGAGGTGCGAGTGCAAGGCTACAAAAAGCTGAGGACTCGGATAACAGAGCCTGGCAAGGAGTACAAGCTGCAGCTCGAGCGCAAATAGCGCATACCCGGGCATAGTTTTCCACATAGCTGCCGCCGGATACGGGTTCTCCGATCGTTGTCCGCCCGGATAGGCTGCCCTTTCAGCCAAGAGTTTGGTTAAGAGTTTCTTACGTGAGGGCATAAATTCCCGCTCCCCCTGCAGGTTGGGGATTTCTTATCGCCCCAAAGCCTGAAAGCATAGCCGTCAACTGTTAACTTTACGGTTTGATACCTAGCCCGGCAAATACCGGGGTAGAAAAGCAGGAGATAGTTATGGCCAACGAAAGAATAACCATCCGGGGAATAGAAGAAGAGATGCGTGCCGCGTACATCGACTACTCGATGTCGGTCATCGTATCCCGCGCCCTGCCCGACGTGCGAGACGGGCTAAAGCCCGTACACCGCCGCGTGCTATACGGCATGAGCGAGCTGGGACTGGCAAGCAACCGGCCCTACAAAAAGAGCGCCCGTATAGTGGGCGAGGTACTGGGTAAGTACCACCCACACGGAGACACCGCTGTGTATGACACCATGGTGCGGATGGCCCAGGAGTGGAGCCTGCGCTACCCGCTGGTAGACGGGCAGGGAAACTTTGGCTCCATAGACGGAGACAACCCCGCGGCCATGCGCTATACCGAAGCACGCCTGCAGGCCATAGCCGAGGAGATGCTGGCCGATATAGACAAAAATACGGTAGACTTTGCCCCAAACTTTGACGACTCGCTGAAGGAGCCAACCGTAATGCCCAGCAAGATCCCCAAT harbors:
- a CDS encoding DUF4178 domain-containing protein; the protein is MTTSCANCGNEVRFHDRFSVYAVCESCRSMLVRVDDYTQNLGQKADMPDDNSPVQLGTQGTYEGRAFELIGRLKIRYERGVWNEWYAWFTDQQHGWLAEAQGFWMMSFPEPHYTRFPAVDDLKIGQKRQLAGDEYLVADLRQIHYGGAEGELPFSATEDYTSTVVDLAAKGGRFATLDYPDQGEPRAYLGRYVDFDELKLKNLSALAGWKF
- the aat gene encoding leucyl/phenylalanyl-tRNA--protein transferase encodes the protein MMNPELEILLNPEKLLAVYAGGMFPMAPSQDSPEVYWFAPEERGILPLEAFHVSRNVCRWIRNHPHRIGVDEQFEAVMRACADRPDTWISGLIVEAYLRLHQVGHAHSVEVYVGSELVGGLYGVSLGAAFFGESMFKRAPEMDKVALHYCHRLLLQGGYRLWDTQYYTEHLGTLGAQEIPQDAYLQLLDAALRQQARFPRRLAVGLR
- the purQ gene encoding phosphoribosylformylglycinamidine synthase subunit PurQ; the protein is MKFGVVTFPGTNSDQDLIHALGQLLGQQVVPLWHRDADVQGCDWVLLSGGFSYGDYLRSGAIARFSPIMQAVYRHAERGGYVLGICNGFQILTEAGLLPGALLHNRSTTFVCDSVYLKPATLNSPLTRGLQASQVYKIVIAHGEGNYYAPADTLRQLQDQDQILFQYTDAQGQPTDAANPNGSLLNIAGVMNAGRNVFGMMPHPERCADPLLGNADGLAILQSLVQAVPA
- a CDS encoding phosphoglucomutase/phosphomannomutase family protein, with the translated sequence MTAIKFGTDGWRAIIADTYTLDNLSRVTQATIRCVQAHFDKPTVVIGYDCRFGGQMFAEAVAIQCAEQGVKAFLSPGYASTPMVSLATLQRQCSMGIVITASHNPPEYNGFKLKGHFGGPAFPSIISEVESLIPDEACRPTTSLQAQLDAGWVEYYDMEALYINHLKQSFDLKKIRQSGLKIGYDAMYGAGQRVMHRLFPEAHFLHTGWNPGFEGQAPEPIEKNLQPFQQLIRAQGLDYGLATDGDADRIGLFDEEGNFVDSHHLLLLAQQYLFHDKNLRGKIVYTFSCTGKIEQMARQNGLPTEQTKIGFKYIGEIMANEPVLVGGEESGGLAVAGHIPERDGIYIGLLILEMMAARGKKLTELVQDLYAEVGAFSVQRVDLHVEEEKKHRIMLYCKGGKYTRFGTYAVERTEDLDGYKFHLGAGRWVLVRPSGTEPLLRVYAEGANRAEAEAILAATTAELSR
- the ssb gene encoding single-stranded DNA-binding protein, whose translation is MSILKLQVIGNLGRDAEVREISPDRRVISFSVAHSERYTDRNGQQQERTTWINCSYFRPADRIGVAQYLRKGTQVYVEGTPDVRGYVRQDGQQGVSLELNVRELQLLGSRGDAEGGGYTASTSSASQPASPATASPHTSSPVSEPEEDDLPF
- the ettA gene encoding energy-dependent translational throttle protein EttA, with protein sequence MSQAPEKIIYSMSRVSKVVPPSKTIIKDISLSYFYGAKIGVLGLNGAGKSTLLRIMAGVDKDFNGEAVLTPGYTVGYLEQEPQLDPDKTVRQVVEEGAKQTVDLLKQYEAISMKFAEPLEDDEMNQLIEEQAKLQDQIDSLDAWNLDSKLDRAMEALRCPPADTKVGILSGGEKRRVALTRLLIQQPDILLLDEPTNHLDAESIAWLERHLQEYKGTVIAVTHDRYFLDNVAGWILELDRGQGIPFKGNYSSWLEQKKNRLEKEEKQEGKRQKTLQRELEWIRMSPKARHAKSKARISAYEKLASEEQFEREKGLELFIPSGPRLGDVVIQAEGLRKAYGDKLLFENLDFNIPKGAIVGIVGPNGAGKTSLFRIITGQEKPDAGTIRIGETVQLGYLDQEHKNLNPDDDVFAAITGGHEVIELGGREVNARAYVSRFNFSGSDQTKKVDKLSGGERNRVHLARVLKSGSNVLLLDEPTNDLDVNTMRSLEEGLENFGGCAIIVSHDRWFLDRLCTHILAFEGDSRVRFFDGNYSEYEAWYHENVGNGEPTRIKYRSMA